The following proteins come from a genomic window of Microtus ochrogaster isolate Prairie Vole_2 chromosome 7, MicOch1.0, whole genome shotgun sequence:
- the Ccl5 gene encoding C-C motif chemokine 5 produces the protein MKISAVALTIILTAATLCAPASASPYGADTTPCCFSYLSLTLPRAHVKEYFYTSSKCSNSAVVFVTRKNRQVCANPKKKWVQEYINYLEMK, from the exons ATGAAGATCTCCGCAGTTGCCCTCACCATCATCCTCACTGCTGCCACCCTCTGCGCTCCTGCATCCGCCTCTCCGT atGGCGCGGACACCACTCCCTGCTGCTTCTCCTACCTCTCCCTCACGCTGCCTCGTGCCCATGTCAAGGAGTATTTCTACACCAGCAGCAAGTGCTCCAACTCCGCAGTCGT CTTTGTCACCCGTAAGAACCGTCAAGTGTGCGCCAATCCAAAGAAGAAGTGGGTTCAAGAATACATCAACTATTTGGAGATGAAATAG